One Cotesia glomerata isolate CgM1 linkage group LG8, MPM_Cglom_v2.3, whole genome shotgun sequence genomic window carries:
- the LOC123270059 gene encoding uncharacterized protein LOC123270059: protein MDKECPHCHALKFKNEPAGMCCASGKVQLPEIETPPEPLNGLLIGTDPDSNVFLKSIRRFNSCFQMTLFGATEIVRNTNTNGQQFNSTFKIRGQVYLKMGSLLPMPNKPHKFLQIYFMGGEDSGSALANRVNARCDYNNLDSLYARRIVSELDALLNEHNELLKIFKSHMHQLQSDNHAIVINPDKTPAGEHIRRFNAPVVDDVAGIMVGDCTAAREIVIRRRNNNLQFIADTHRSYDALQYPLIFWKGQDGYCINIKQRDPVSGAETNKNVSSKDYYAYRLMIRRGLENVILRCRELCQQFMVDMYAKIESERLRYLRYNQQKLRAEEYIHLRDAINNNADVAEIGNHVILPSSYVGSPRHMQEYIQDALTFVREYGRPCLFITSTCNPKWPEITSLLLPGQNAIHRHDITARVFRQKLKSLISFITKSHVFGPTRCWMYSVEWQKQGLPHAHILVWFIDKIRPEEIDSIISAEIPDPSTDQLLFDIVTTNMIHGPCGTLNSSSPCMADGKCTKNFPKDFTNDTATNVDGYPIYRRRNPENGGQSFIKNIINTDIDIDNRWVVPYSPLLSKTYNAHIEFCSSVKSIKYICKYVHKGSDRAVFRVENTNVNAPPVNKNDEITLYQIGRYIGRYTLVGTAPMKLLGVSLVFQFMNGIQQLFNDFGAFARTLLYSQVPHYFTWTQTKTWMPCKQGSPVAACLNLFKSNALGRLFTVNPRHTECFYLRLLLVNVTGPLSFQDIRKVNGQQYPTYKDACLALGLLENDNQWECMLAEAALNCTAIQIRLLFAIVLTTCFPARAQILWENHKDSMTDDILHQHRIRCHDLTITFSDEMYNEALIAIEDLCIVIANLPLSNFGMNSPNRTASDLMNTEMNRELQYSTVEMAAIVARNVPLMNEEQRTIYDRIMLAVSAGQGGLKRPWPLC, encoded by the exons ATGGACAAGGAATGTCCGCATTGTCATGctctgaaattcaaaaatgagccAGCTGGGATGTGTTGCGCGTCAGGAAAAGTGCAACTACCTGAAAttgaaacaccacctgaacCATTGAACGGCTTACTTATCGGCACGGATCCAGATTCTAACGTGTTCCTGAAGTCAATTAGAAGATTCAATTCatgctttcaaatgacattgttcggagcaacagaaatagttcGAAATACTAATACAAATGGTCAACAATTCAATTCTACATTCAAAATCAGAGGCCAAGTTTATCTTAAAATGGGCTCACTGCTGCCAATGCCAAACAAACCACATAAATTCTTACAAATCTACTTTATGGGCGGCGAGGATTCCGGAAGCGCACTTGCCAATCGCGTGAATGCACGTTGTGATTATAATAACCTTGATTCACTTTATGCCAGGCGCATCGTCAGCGAGCTAGATGCTCTTTTGAACGAGCACAACgagttgttgaaaatattcaaatcacaTATGCACCAATTACAAAGCGATAATCACGCTATCGTCATTAATCCTGATAAAACACCAGCTGGAGAGCATATTCGTAGATTCAATGCACCCGTTGTTGATGATGTTGCTGGAATCATGGTTGGCGATTGTACAGCTGCACGAGAAATTGTGATTcgtagaagaaataataatcttcagttCATTGCTGACACACATCGTTCATATGACGCTCTCCAATATCCGCTAATATTCTGGAAGGGACAAGACGGATATTGCATAAACATAAAACAACGAGATCCCGTATCAG GAGctgaaacaaacaagaacgtTAGCTCAAAGGATTATTATGCGTACCGATTAATGATTAGACGTGGCCTGGAAAACGTCATTTTACGATGTCGTGAGCTTTGTCAACAATTCATGGTCGACATGTACGCGAAGATTGAGAGCGAACGACTACGATACTTACGATATAATCAACAAAAGCTGCGCGCGGAAGAGTACATTCATTTGCGAGACGCTATCAACAACAACGCTGACGTCGCCGAAATTGGTAACCATGTCATTTTACCATCATCGTACGTAGGCAGTCCACGTCATATGCAAGAATATATACAGGATGCTCTGACTTTCGTGCGCGAATATGGACGAccatgtttatttatcacgtCCACATGTAATCCAAAATGGCCAGAGATTACATCTTTGCTACTGCCTGGCCAAAATGCAATACATCGCCATGACATTACAGCACGTGTGTTCAGACAAAAGTTGAAGTCTTTAATAAGTTTCATTACTAAATCACATGTATTTGGTCCCACACGTTGCTGGATGTATTCGGTTGAGTGGCAAAAGCAAGGATTACCTCATGCACACATTTTGGTTTGGTTCATCGACAAAATCCGTCCTGAAGAAATCGATAGTATCATTTCTGCGGAAATTCCAGATCCATCCACTGACCAACTgctgtttgatattgttacaACAAACATGATTCATGGTCCATGTGGTACTCTTAATAGTTCATCGCCTTGCATGGCTGATGGAAaatgtactaaaaatttccctaAAGATTTTACCAATGATACGGCCACAAATGTCGACGGATACCCAATATATCGTCGAAGAAATCCTGAAAATGGCggacaatcatttattaaaaatatcatcaacacAGACATTGATATTGACAATCGTTGGGTGGTGCCATATTCGCCTCTGCTGAGCAAGACATATAATGCTCATATTGAGTTCTGCAGTTCTGTGAAGAGCATCAAATACATTTGCAAGTATGTCCATAAAGGCAGTGATAGGGCTGTGTTTAGAGTGGAAAATACTAATGTGAATGCTCCTCCAGTGAATAAAAACGATGAAATAACGCTCTACCAAATTGGTCGGTACATTGGTCGGTATACATTGGTCGGTACAGCTCCGATGAAGCTGCTTGGCGTATCTTTGGTTTTCCAATTCATGAACGGGATCCAGCAGTTGTTCA ATGATTTTGGTGCCTTTGCACGAACATTACTCTATTCACAAGTACCACACTATTTCACATGGACTCAAACAAAAACATGGATGCCTTGCAAGCAAGGCTCACCAGTTGCTGCATGtctcaatttattcaaatcaaaCGCCTTGGGGCGATTATTTACAGTCAATCCAAGACACACGGAGTGCTTTTATCTTCGACTGTTATTggttaatgttactggcccaTTATCATTTCAAGATATACGTAAAGTGAATGGGCAACAATATCCAACGTATAAAGATGCATGCCTTGCACTCGGCTTGCTGGAAAACGACAACCAGTGGGAATGCATGCTTGCTGAAGCTGCATTGAACTGTACAGCAATACAAATTCGTCTACTATTCGCTATAGTGTTGACTACATGTTTCCCAGCCCGAGCACAGATATTATGGGAAAATCATAAAGATTCAATGACTGATGATATATTGCATCAACATCGTATACGGTGCCACGATCTAACCATAACATTCAGCGACGAAATGTACAATGAAGCATTGATTGCTATTGAGGATCTTTGCATTGTCATTGCCAACTTACCACTTAGTAATTTCGGTATGAATTCGCCAAATCGAACTGCATCTGATTTAATGAATACTGAAATGAATCGTGAACTGCAGTACAGTACTGTAGAAATGGCAGCGATTGTTGCCCGCAATGTCCCACTAATGAATGAGGAACAAAGAACCATTTATGATCGCATTATGCTCGCAGTTTCAGCTGGACAAGGTGGGTTGAAACGACCATGGCCACTGTGCTGA
- the LOC123270916 gene encoding ADP-ribosylation factor-like protein 6, producing MSGHDRYRSLWEHYYKDCQGIIFIIDSSDKLRLVVVKEELDMLLQHPDIVGRKIPILFLANKMDLPDSLTAVKLVAALGLDRIHNKPWHIRATNAVTGDGLQAAIEWLTDQIRDIYINNKR from the exons ATGTCTGGGCATGATCGGTACCGATCACTGTGGGAACATTATTACAAAGATTGTCaaggaataatttttattattgacagCAGCGATAAACTACGATTGGTTGTCGTCAAAGAAGAACTAGATATGTTACTTCAGCATCCAGATATTGttg GACGCAAAATTCCGATCTTATTTTTGGCAAATAAAATGGATTTACCGGATTCATTAACGGCTGTCAAGCTTGTTGCAGCTCTAGGACTCGACAGAATCCACAATAAACCTTGGCATATACGAGCTACGAATGCCGTTACTGGAGATGGGTTACAAGCGGCTATTGAATGGCTCACCGATCAAATTCGTgatatttatatcaataataaaagataa